In a genomic window of Vespula vulgaris chromosome 13, iyVesVulg1.1, whole genome shotgun sequence:
- the LOC127068499 gene encoding arginine kinase isoform X1, whose translation MKFNIFRFGPIAKKFVLPMLKKESNNMVDQAVLDKLEAGYAKLAASDSKSLLKKYLTKEVFDQLKTKKTSFGSTLLDVIQSGLENHDSGVGIYAPDAEAYTVFADLFDPIIDDYHGGFKKTDKHPPKDFGDVDSLGNLDPTGEFIVSTRVRCGRSLEGYPFNPCLTEAQYKEMEEKVSSTLSGLTDELKGTFYPLTGMSKEVQQKLIDDHFLFKEGDRFLQAANACRFWPTGRGIFHNDTKTFLVWCNEEDHLRIISMQMGGDLGQVYRRLVTGVNEIEKRLPFSHNDRFGFLTFCPTNLGTTVRASVHIKVPKLAANKEKLEQVAAQYNLQVRGTRGEHTEAEGGIYDISNKRRLGLTEYQAVKEMHDGIAELIKIEKEL comes from the exons atgaaatttaacatATTCCGATTCGGTCCGATAGCGAAAAAATTCGTGCTACCTATGCT taaaaaagagagcaaTAACATGGTGGACCAAGCAGTATTGGATAAATTGGAAGCTGGTTATGCCAAGCTGGCCGCTTCCGACAGCAAATCattattgaagaaatatttgacGAAGGAAGTCTTCGATCAGctgaaaacaaagaaaacatcCTTTGGTTCGACCCTATTAGATGTGATCCAATCTGGTTTAGAGAATCATGATTCTGGCGTTGGTATATACGCTCCTGATGCCGAGGCCTATACCGTTTTTGCTGATCTCTTTGATCCGATCATCGATGATTATCACGGTGGTTTCAAAAAGACCGATAAGCATCCTCCTAAGGACTTTGGGGATGTCGATTCTTTAGGAAACCTTGATCCGACT GGTGAGTTCATCGTTTCGACTCGTGTCAGATGTGGACGTTCGTTGGAAGGCTACCCCTTTAATCCTTGCTTAACCGAGGCTCAATACaaagagatggaagaaaaagtatcAAGCACTTTATCCGGTTTGACCGACGAATTGAAAGGAACTTTCTATCCGTTGACCGGCATGAGCAAAGAAGTTCAACAGAAACTTATCGACGATCATTTCCTCTTTAAAGAGGGCGATCGTTTCCTTCAGGCAGCCAATGCTTGCCGTTTCTGGCCAACCGGTCGTGGAATTTTCCATAATGACACCAAGACCTTCCTTGTTTGGTGCAACGAAGAGGATCATCTTCGTATTATCTCGATGCAGATGGGTGGTGATCTTGGACAG gtATATCGACGTCTGGTTACTGGCGTTAACGAAATCGAGAAACGACTTCCATTCTCTCATAACGATCGTTTTGGGTTCTTAACATTCTGCCCGACGAATCTTGGTACGACGGTACGTGCATCTGTACACATCAAAGTACCCAAGTTGGCAGCTAATAAGGAGAAACTTGAACAAGTTGCCGCTCAATACAATCTTCAAGTACGTGGTACCCGCGGTGAGCACACCGAGGCTGAGGGTGgtatttatgatatttctaACAAGCGTCGTCTTGGATTGACCGAATATCAAGCTGTCAAGGAAATGCACGATGGCATTGCCGAATTGATCAAGATTGAAAAGGAgctttaa
- the LOC127068499 gene encoding arginine kinase isoform X2 codes for MGGCTSKDTTSADDKKESNNMVDQAVLDKLEAGYAKLAASDSKSLLKKYLTKEVFDQLKTKKTSFGSTLLDVIQSGLENHDSGVGIYAPDAEAYTVFADLFDPIIDDYHGGFKKTDKHPPKDFGDVDSLGNLDPTGEFIVSTRVRCGRSLEGYPFNPCLTEAQYKEMEEKVSSTLSGLTDELKGTFYPLTGMSKEVQQKLIDDHFLFKEGDRFLQAANACRFWPTGRGIFHNDTKTFLVWCNEEDHLRIISMQMGGDLGQVYRRLVTGVNEIEKRLPFSHNDRFGFLTFCPTNLGTTVRASVHIKVPKLAANKEKLEQVAAQYNLQVRGTRGEHTEAEGGIYDISNKRRLGLTEYQAVKEMHDGIAELIKIEKEL; via the exons ATGGGCGGGTGCACGTCGAAGGATACCACCTCGGCCGACGA taaaaaagagagcaaTAACATGGTGGACCAAGCAGTATTGGATAAATTGGAAGCTGGTTATGCCAAGCTGGCCGCTTCCGACAGCAAATCattattgaagaaatatttgacGAAGGAAGTCTTCGATCAGctgaaaacaaagaaaacatcCTTTGGTTCGACCCTATTAGATGTGATCCAATCTGGTTTAGAGAATCATGATTCTGGCGTTGGTATATACGCTCCTGATGCCGAGGCCTATACCGTTTTTGCTGATCTCTTTGATCCGATCATCGATGATTATCACGGTGGTTTCAAAAAGACCGATAAGCATCCTCCTAAGGACTTTGGGGATGTCGATTCTTTAGGAAACCTTGATCCGACT GGTGAGTTCATCGTTTCGACTCGTGTCAGATGTGGACGTTCGTTGGAAGGCTACCCCTTTAATCCTTGCTTAACCGAGGCTCAATACaaagagatggaagaaaaagtatcAAGCACTTTATCCGGTTTGACCGACGAATTGAAAGGAACTTTCTATCCGTTGACCGGCATGAGCAAAGAAGTTCAACAGAAACTTATCGACGATCATTTCCTCTTTAAAGAGGGCGATCGTTTCCTTCAGGCAGCCAATGCTTGCCGTTTCTGGCCAACCGGTCGTGGAATTTTCCATAATGACACCAAGACCTTCCTTGTTTGGTGCAACGAAGAGGATCATCTTCGTATTATCTCGATGCAGATGGGTGGTGATCTTGGACAG gtATATCGACGTCTGGTTACTGGCGTTAACGAAATCGAGAAACGACTTCCATTCTCTCATAACGATCGTTTTGGGTTCTTAACATTCTGCCCGACGAATCTTGGTACGACGGTACGTGCATCTGTACACATCAAAGTACCCAAGTTGGCAGCTAATAAGGAGAAACTTGAACAAGTTGCCGCTCAATACAATCTTCAAGTACGTGGTACCCGCGGTGAGCACACCGAGGCTGAGGGTGgtatttatgatatttctaACAAGCGTCGTCTTGGATTGACCGAATATCAAGCTGTCAAGGAAATGCACGATGGCATTGCCGAATTGATCAAGATTGAAAAGGAgctttaa
- the LOC127068501 gene encoding phospholipid scramblase 2 isoform X2 translates to MSNPYLQPSYSIPMPMNQPGTQPIASAPSPNEFPLPYAPQVPQGGWPIPNMICPPGLEYLMGLDHLFVKQKFEMLEVVTGWETRNKYNVMNIRGEQVYYVCEQSNCCSRFCCGTYRSCEFKVFDGIRREILHMIRPLRCNSCCCPCCLQELEVYSGGILLGSVVQDWTLFRPWFSILNANGDTVLKIKGPLLRFCVEVDFKVKSADGTQGVGMISKHWSGITREYFTDTDNFGISFPIDLDVKIKAVLLGACLLIDFMYFETSKE, encoded by the exons ATGAGCAATCCGTATCTTCAACCATCTTATTCGATTCCCATGCCAATGAATCAACCAGGAACGCAACCTATTGCAAGTGCACCATCACCAAATGAATTTCCATTGCCGTATGCGCCACAAGTACCGCAAG GTGGTTGGCCAATACCGAATATGATTTGTCCGCCAGGTTTGGAATACCTTATGGGCCTTGATCATTTGTTTGTCAAACAAAAATTCGAAATGTTGGAAG ttGTTACCGGATGGGAAACCCGCAACAAATATAACGTAATGAATATAAGAGGTGAACAAGTTTATTATGTTTGTGAACAATCTAACTGTTGTTCACGTTTTTGTTGCGGTACCTATCGCAGTTGTGAATTCAAGGTATTCGATGGAATTAGAAGAGAAATTCTTCATATGATTCGTCCATTAAGGTGTAACAGTTGTTGCTGTCCTTGTTGTTTACAG gaATTGGAAGTCTATTCCGGTGGTATTCTTTTGGGATCAGTTGTTCAAGATTGGACTCTATTTAGGCCATGGTTTTCAATACTCAATGCAAATGGCGACACAGTTTTGAAGATAAAAGGACCGTTATTACGTTTCTGCGTAGAAGTTGATTTTAAa gTAAAGTCTGCTGATGGTACTCAAGGAGTTGGCATGATCAGTAAACATTGGAGTGGTATTACTCGTGAATATTTTACGGATACCGATAATTTTGGTATTAGCTTCCCCATTGATCTTGATGTCAAAATAAAAGCTGTTCTTCTTGGTGCTTGTCTCTTGATA GACTTCATGTACTTTGAAACTTCGAAAGAATGA
- the LOC127068501 gene encoding phospholipid scramblase 2 isoform X1, giving the protein MSNPYLQPSYSIPMPMNQPGTQPIASAPSPNEFPLPYAPQVPQGGWPIPNMICPPGLEYLMGLDHLFVKQKFEMLEVVTGWETRNKYNVMNIRGEQVYYVCEQSNCCSRFCCGTYRSCEFKVFDGIRREILHMIRPLRCNSCCCPCCLQELEVYSGGILLGSVVQDWTLFRPWFSILNANGDTVLKIKGPLLRFCVEVDFKVKSADGTQGVGMISKHWSGITREYFTDTDNFGISFPIDLDVKIKAVLLGACLLIVSLTNKKFFNRFDIVRLIRISIRVYV; this is encoded by the exons ATGAGCAATCCGTATCTTCAACCATCTTATTCGATTCCCATGCCAATGAATCAACCAGGAACGCAACCTATTGCAAGTGCACCATCACCAAATGAATTTCCATTGCCGTATGCGCCACAAGTACCGCAAG GTGGTTGGCCAATACCGAATATGATTTGTCCGCCAGGTTTGGAATACCTTATGGGCCTTGATCATTTGTTTGTCAAACAAAAATTCGAAATGTTGGAAG ttGTTACCGGATGGGAAACCCGCAACAAATATAACGTAATGAATATAAGAGGTGAACAAGTTTATTATGTTTGTGAACAATCTAACTGTTGTTCACGTTTTTGTTGCGGTACCTATCGCAGTTGTGAATTCAAGGTATTCGATGGAATTAGAAGAGAAATTCTTCATATGATTCGTCCATTAAGGTGTAACAGTTGTTGCTGTCCTTGTTGTTTACAG gaATTGGAAGTCTATTCCGGTGGTATTCTTTTGGGATCAGTTGTTCAAGATTGGACTCTATTTAGGCCATGGTTTTCAATACTCAATGCAAATGGCGACACAGTTTTGAAGATAAAAGGACCGTTATTACGTTTCTGCGTAGAAGTTGATTTTAAa gTAAAGTCTGCTGATGGTACTCAAGGAGTTGGCATGATCAGTAAACATTGGAGTGGTATTACTCGTGAATATTTTACGGATACCGATAATTTTGGTATTAGCTTCCCCATTGATCTTGATGTCAAAATAAAAGCTGTTCTTCTTGGTGCTTGTCTCTTGATAGTAAGtttgacaaataaaaaatttttcaatcgattcgaCATTGTTAGATTAATAAGAATTAGTATTAGAGTATacgtttaa
- the LOC127068501 gene encoding phospholipid scramblase 1 isoform X3, translated as MICPPGLEYLMGLDHLFVKQKFEMLEVVTGWETRNKYNVMNIRGEQVYYVCEQSNCCSRFCCGTYRSCEFKVFDGIRREILHMIRPLRCNSCCCPCCLQELEVYSGGILLGSVVQDWTLFRPWFSILNANGDTVLKIKGPLLRFCVEVDFKVKSADGTQGVGMISKHWSGITREYFTDTDNFGISFPIDLDVKIKAVLLGACLLIVSLTNKKFFNRFDIVRLIRISIRVYV; from the exons ATGATTTGTCCGCCAGGTTTGGAATACCTTATGGGCCTTGATCATTTGTTTGTCAAACAAAAATTCGAAATGTTGGAAG ttGTTACCGGATGGGAAACCCGCAACAAATATAACGTAATGAATATAAGAGGTGAACAAGTTTATTATGTTTGTGAACAATCTAACTGTTGTTCACGTTTTTGTTGCGGTACCTATCGCAGTTGTGAATTCAAGGTATTCGATGGAATTAGAAGAGAAATTCTTCATATGATTCGTCCATTAAGGTGTAACAGTTGTTGCTGTCCTTGTTGTTTACAG gaATTGGAAGTCTATTCCGGTGGTATTCTTTTGGGATCAGTTGTTCAAGATTGGACTCTATTTAGGCCATGGTTTTCAATACTCAATGCAAATGGCGACACAGTTTTGAAGATAAAAGGACCGTTATTACGTTTCTGCGTAGAAGTTGATTTTAAa gTAAAGTCTGCTGATGGTACTCAAGGAGTTGGCATGATCAGTAAACATTGGAGTGGTATTACTCGTGAATATTTTACGGATACCGATAATTTTGGTATTAGCTTCCCCATTGATCTTGATGTCAAAATAAAAGCTGTTCTTCTTGGTGCTTGTCTCTTGATAGTAAGtttgacaaataaaaaatttttcaatcgattcgaCATTGTTAGATTAATAAGAATTAGTATTAGAGTATacgtttaa
- the LOC127068504 gene encoding ras-related protein Rap-2a: MREFKVVVLGSGGVGKSALTVQFVSGCFMEKYDPTIEDFYRKEIEVDSSPCVLEILDTAGTEQFASMRDLYIKNGQGFVVVYSLTNHQTFQDIKAMKELITRVKGTERVPVLLVANKLDLEHQREVDTAEGNALAQLWGCPFVEASAKNRTNVNEMFAEIVREMNFSPEKEKKSYCCCSVL; encoded by the coding sequence ATGCGCGAATTTAAAGTTGTCGTGCTCGGCTCGGGCGGGGTGGGCAAGAGCGCGCTCACCGTTCAATTCGTGTCCGGATGCTTTATGGAGAAATACGATCCAACGATCGAGGATTTCTATCGCAAGGAAATCGAAGTCGATAGCTCGCCTTGCGTACTCGAAATTCTCGACACCGCCGGTACCGAGCAATTTGCGAGTATGCGCGacctttatataaaaaatggtcAGGGTTTCGTCGTCGTTTACAGTCTGACGAATCATCAGACCTTTCAGGATATCAAAGCGATGAAGGAGCTTATAACTCGTGTCAAAGGCACCGAACGAGTACCCGTACTACTTGTTGCCAATAAGCTTGACCTAGAACATCAACGAGAAGTCGACACCGCCGAGGGAAATGCATTGGCACAACTTTGGGGTTGTCCTTTCGTCGAGGCGTCCGCTAAAAATCGTACGAACGTCAACGAGATGTTTGCTGAAATTGTGCGCGAAATGAACTTCAGTcccgaaaaagagaagaaaagctaTTGCTGCTGCAGCGTCCTCTAA
- the LOC127068493 gene encoding uncharacterized protein LOC127068493, producing MDDLQRKIQMYLMKENQEDGELTFLTARTTIENTTKINNLCKSISEIILASDLVFEGTELMLNPKCVTAFKYLMLNTNFTVQKRLAEDMAHGHLVDMCPTLSSYLFIQIIWKLEYEDILLESILHLPLDLCIEIIDITKRTVEELEFDRAVNIIFQLITNIYKKFILIANNGSQSSNIIQNINSMTAYFQELLLLLDNEKIIRMKKIPVLKKYQRYGLLLRRIIKIVKDCLENIRHNFKVSEDTEKIYKITFGRESIERCDDLIMTQTIDTIHQDLINLLLKKIKEIDCNIYLGWAELDDTENPTITLQKAVGNECYYLVEFFKANKELAENEHLIECLQQLSSKPISEEINSVLTLEELRYGTIQGKQECIKELISRYKEWDETILNSIEIKEMWKKSLLDKHDCLNLLEYLTFVLMQADNEDSQQRVYTFVTEILIEQNLQSIYSIIVEYITKHDGRNCLESLYTEETFKDFITKHTNMKSLKTLKIILMFLLKSPKRVLGIILRITIGYPEYENIMISAQDFLLLSPIMSIREDSNETFLISTLKTICSENVEWNIKKFKDLLFLIVDNKILTIEDVINNILVCYLKENVSSLRNTHCILTCTTKILDDMHDQWLWHHFLDGSITEINAQNLLVPLAQMMSSTRKRTDVSNYLINDVIKEINSITYHILIYYTDDLNGSVIKPIIEDLECILEPIEKIHFASLWPPSYNNFDLSDNIHDYERRCFFILNMIKDDPTISKKLKKFFSNFYLLQEDFLYHMILHSTSIEYLTLAKKYTEGNTWETFKKTASDSYNNLLCLTMEACCFSLEYPSLLPKHSFTFLLNNSIKFLKSFFNSKQCYYTNIPKFYEYIIENFHLLDETIKRCCSPSYSLLFTNLFTNIKITNNINENKIQMKELLDSLERFTNQCTEFNESHDQANFQTVHSTKMSRYRLVYLFISACIKVPASKAYECIDIINNFLASM from the coding sequence ATGGATGatctacaaagaaaaattcaaatgtaccttatgaaagaaaatcaagagGATGGGGAATTAACATTTCTTACAGCTCGTACGACCATAGAGAATACgactaaaattaataatttgtgcAAATCAATATCAGAAATTATTCTTGCATCTGATCTTGTATTTGAAGGCACCGAATTAATGCTAAATCCAAAATGTGTAACTGCATTTAAGTACTTAATGTTAAACACAAATTTCACAGTACAAAAACGTCTAGCAGAAGATATGGCACATGGACATTTAGTTGACATGTGTCCAACTTTGTCATCATATTTGTTTATACAAATTATCTGGAAATTGGAATATGAAGATATTTTGCTTGAATCTATTCTTCATTTACCATTAGATTTGTgtattgaaataattgatatcaCCAAAAGAACTGTTGAAGAACTTGAATTCGATCGTGCAgtaaatatcatatttcaattaataacaaatatttataagaaattcatCTTGATTGCAAACAATGGTAGTCAATCATCAAATATCATACAGAATATTAATAGTATGACTGCATATTTTCAagaattactattattactggACAATGAGAAGATTATTCGTATGAAGAAAATTCCAGttctaaagaaatatcaaagatatGGCTTATTACTaagaagaattataaaaatagtcAAGGATTGCCTGGAAAACATCAGACATAATTTTAAAGTATCCGAGGATactgagaaaatatataaaatcacatTTGGAAGAGAATCTATAGAGAGATGTGATGATTTAATTATGACACAGACTATAGATACAATACATcaagatttaataaatttacttttaaagaaaatcaaagagaTAGACTGCAACATATATCTAGGATGGGCAGAATTAGATGATACAGAAAATCCAACAATAACATTGCAAAAAGCCGTTGGAAACGAATGTTACTATTTggttgaattttttaaagccAATAAGGAGTTAGCAGAAAACGAACATTTGATAGAATGCTTGCAACAATTATCCTCTAAACCGATTTCTGAAGAGATTAATTCTGTTTTAACTTTGGAAGAATTACGTTATGGCACGATACAAGGTAAACAAGAATGCATTAAGGAATTGATCAGTCGTTACAAAGAATGGGATGAAACTATACTGAATAGCATAGAGATCAAAGAAATGTGGAAAAAATCATTGTTGGACAAACATGATTGTTTAAATTTACTGGAGTACCTCACATTTGTGCTTATGCAGGCAGATAACGAAGACTCTCAACAACGTGTTTACACATTTGTTACAGAAATACTGATTGAGCAAAATTTGCAATCCATTTACTCAATTATAGTAGAATATATAACTAAACACGATGGTAGAAATTGTTTAGAATCTTTATACACAGAAGAAACCTTTAAAGATTTTATCACAAAACATACGAATATGAAGTCattaaaaacattgaaaattattctaatgtttcttttaaaaagcCCAAAAAGAGTCCTAGgaattattttaagaataacCATTGGTTATCCCGAATATGAAAACATTATGATATCAGCTCAGgatttcttacttttatcgCCAATAATGAGCATACGAGAGGACTCCAATGAAACTTTTTTGATCAGTACATTAAAAACAATATGTTCGGAGAATGTAGaatggaatataaaaaaattcaaagatcTATTATTTCTCATAGTCGATAATAAGATATTGACGATAGAAGACGTAATAAACAATATTCTGGTGTGTTACttaaaagaaaacgtaagTTCATTACGTAACACACATTGTATTCTTACTTGTACTACGAAAATATTAGACGATATGCACGATCAGTGGCTATGGCATCATTTTCTTGATGGATCAATAACAGAAATAAACGCACAAAACTTACTTGTCCCTCTTGCACAAATGATGTCATCAACGAGGAAACGAACGGACGtatcaaattatttgattaatgacgtgatcaaagaaataaattctataacTTATcacattttgatatattatacggATGATCTCAATGGATCAGTAATCAAACCTATTATAGAGGATTTAGAATGTATCTTAGAACCGATAGAAAAGATACATTTTGCATCGCTTTGGCCACCGTCATATAATAACTTTGATCTATCAGATAACATCCACGATTATGAAAGacgttgtttctttattttaaatatgatcAAAGACGATCCAacgatatcaaaaaaattaaaaaaattcttttcgaacTTCTATCTCCTTCAAGAAGATTTCTTATATCATATGATTCTACATTCGACTAGTATTGAATATTTGACATTAGCTAAGAAGTACACGGAAGGAAATACATGGGAAACTTTCAAAAAGACTGCAAGCGATTCCTACAACAATCTTTTATGTCTCACTATGGAAGCCTGTTGTTTCAGCTTGGAATATCCTTCGCTATTACCCAAACATTCCTTTACCTTTCTATTGAACAATTCTATTAAATTCctaaaaagtttttttaattctaaacaATGTTACTATACTAATATCCCGAAGTTTTATGAAtacattattgaaaattttcatttgctCGATGAAACTATAAAACGTTGTTGTTCTCCATcctattcattattatttacgaatcttttcacaaatataaaaattaccaATAACatcaacgaaaataaaattcaaatgaaagaattattgGATTCGCTCGAACGTTTTACCAATCAGTGCACGGAATTCAATGAGTCACATGACCAAGCGAATTTTCAAACTGTACATTCCACGAAAATGTCAAGATATCGTctggtttatttatttatttcggcGTGTATTAAAGTACCAGCGTCAAAAGCTTACGAGTGTATcgacataataaataatttcttagcTTCCATGTAA
- the LOC127068503 gene encoding acireductone dioxygenase, which translates to MVRAWYMDDSDIDQRLEHRKESSELLSMADLYAISGVEYFKINHEHYLSDPTLTELKKKRGYTYEDEITCSKECLANYEEKLKNFFTEHLHNEEEIRLVLDGSGYFDVRDKDDQWIRIEVKPGDMIIIPSGIYHRFTLDTKDYIQAKRYFIGKPVWTPYNRPADNMSCRREYLEQLKNGFKPK; encoded by the exons ATGGTTCGCGCATGGTACATGGACGACAGTGATATTGATCAAAGATTGGAACACCGAAAGGAATCATCGGAACTTTTGTCAATGGCGGATTTGTATGCAATTAGTGGTGTCGAATATTTTAAG ATAAATCACGAGCATTACTTAAGTGATCCAACACTAacagaattgaaaaaaaagcgTGGATATACTTATGAAGATGAAATAACATGCTCCAAAGAATGTTTAGCTAATTACGAAGAAAAg ttaaagaatttttttactgAACATCTTcataacgaagaagaaatacgTTTGGTTCTGGATGGATCTGGTTATTTTGATgtgagagataaagatgatCAATGGATTCGTATTGAAGTCAAGCCAGGagatatgattattattccCAGTGGTATATATCATAGATTTACTTTAGATACTAAA GATTATATACAAgctaaaagatattttataggaAAACCTGTATGGACACCTTATAATAGACCAGCTGATAATATGAGTTGTCGTCGAGAGTATCTTGAACAATTAAAAAACGGTTTCAAAcccaaataa